From Nymphaea colorata isolate Beijing-Zhang1983 chromosome 6, ASM883128v2, whole genome shotgun sequence, a single genomic window includes:
- the LOC126410126 gene encoding uncharacterized protein LOC126410126: protein MASKGKTVSESQDSQPTSCGSGSATPQPPLWSYVNLMGKPPGGGGNAFFRCNFCEGQFNGSYTRVKAHLLKISQKGIQPCKKITKETLAQLKKEQKAFENKKSTSSGSGFIDIASILHDDIQNPTKKRKVVDVHQKSIKDSFSLQGRRELDLKVATFFYANCIPFNVARSPYWRDLVTTIANSNLTGYVPPSSERLRTVLLEQQMTRVNKLLESQKFTWDQHGVSIVSDGWTDLQRRPLINFIATSANGPIFLKAIDASGEYKSAEYLKGLFMEIIEEVGKENVVQLITDNAPVCRAAGIAIEKEYPHIFWTSCAVHSLNLALKSICNPPSKEQDPHAYELCSWIEDLEKDVRNIRNFIVNHQHALSIYNKHSDLKLLRVAETCFASLIVMVKRIKRVKSALISMVTDDDWSFYHADDDDKAQAIKGMILKDKWWDQIFYFLAFTEPIWEMLRVLDCDNSTLHCVYEMWDTMIEKIQEVIFKHEKKSIALEDSAFFDHVHRILIARWDKSSNPLQCMAHTLNPKYYGKKWLTGGVGRTPPHLDLELSTNRVACINRIFIDVHQNRQANDEFERFSTGIGEDVGATVDKDNYPSLSWWIKHGTAYPTLQYLAFRLLVQPATSSCSERNWSTYSQIHTIKRNNLTSKRAENLVYVHSNLRLLSRNKEEYREGETKYWDVNVDDFNLEQENELEVVNSRFEEPCIPSTSSIVEEEEIGENDDLGIDDD from the exons ATGGcgagcaaaggaaaaacagtgtctGAGTCTCAAGACTCTCAACCTACAAGTTGTGGTTCTGGATCAGCTACACCTCAGCCACCATTATGGTCATACGTGAATCTAATGGGGAAACCTCCTGGAGGCGGTGGAAATGCTTTTTTTAGGTGTAATTTTTGTGAGGGACAGTtcaatggatcatatacaagagtGAAAGCACATCTattaaaaatcagtcaaaaagGAATTCAACCATGTAAGAAAATCACTAAGGAGACTTTGgctcagttgaagaaagaacaaaaagcctttgagaataagaaaagcacatcatctggatctggtttcattgacattgcttcaattttacatgatgaTATTCAGAAtcctaccaaaaaaagaaaagttgttgatgttcatcAGAAATCAATTAAGGATTCATTTAGTTTACAAGGACGGcgagaattagatctaaaagtggCGACATTTTTCTATGCTAAttgcataccatttaatgtagctagaaGTCCATATTGGAGAGACTTAGTTACAACTATTGCAAATTCTAACTTGACTGGGTATGTTCCCCCTAGTTCTGAAAGGCTTCGCACTGTACTACTAGAACAACAGATGACTCGagtgaacaaattgttagagtcTCAAAAGTTCACTTGGGATCAACACggagtttctattgtttctgatggctggacagatttgcaacgacgccctcttattaatttcattgcaacttcagcaaatggaccaattttcttgaaagcaatagatgcatctggtgaatacaaaagtgctgagtatctgaaaggattgtttatggaaataattgaagaagtGGGAAAAGAAAACGTTGTTCAGCTAATTACAGACAATGCACCTGTATGTAGAGCAGCTGGTATTGCGATAGAAAAGGAGTACCCTCATATCTTTTGGACTTCTTGTGCAGTTCATAGCTTAAATTTGGCTCTAAAGagtatatgcaatccaccaagtaaagagcaagatcctcatgcttatgaattatgttcgtggattgaagacttggaaaaggatgtgaggaacatcagaaatttcatagtaaatcatcaacatgcactttCCATTTATAACAAGCATTCTGATCTAAAATTATTAAGAGTTGCAGAGACATGTTTTGCATCTCTAattgttatggtcaaaaggataaaaagggtgAAAAGTGCATTGATCAGTATGGTGACTGATGATGATTGGAGTTTCTACcatgctgatgatgatgacaaagctcaagcaatcaaaGGAATGATTCTTAAAGACAAGTGGTGggatcaaatcttttattttcttgcattcacagaGCCGATCTGGGAGATGTTGAgagttcttgattgtgataattcAACGTTGCACTGTGTGTATGAGATGTGGGAcactatgattgaaaaaatccaagaggttatttttaagcatgaaaaaaaaagtattgcacttgaagattcagcattttttgatcatgtgcatagaatattgattgcaagatgggataaaagtagcaatcctcttcaatgcatggcacatacattaaatcctaaatattatggaaaaaagtggCTTACAGGGGGTGttggaagaaccccaccacatCTGGATCTAGAATTATCAACAAACAGAGTAGCATGTATTAATAGGATTTTCattgatgtacatcaaaatcGCCAAgctaatgatgagtttgaaaggttTTCTACTGGAATTGGAGAAGATGTAGGTGCAACTGTAGACAAAGATAATTATCCATCTTTATCTTGGTGGATTAAACATGGAACTGCTTatcctactcttcaataccttgctttcagattgctagttcaacctgctacatcttcatgcagtgagagaaattggagtacatattcacaaatccacactataaaacgaaataatctcacaagcaaacgtgcagaaaatctggtttatgtgcattctaaccttCGGCTTCTATCACggaacaaagaagaatatag ggaaggagaaactaaatattgggacgtgaatgttgacgactttaacttagaacaagagaatgaacttgaagttgttaattcaagattcgaagaaccttGTATTCCCTCAACATCTTctattgtggaagaagaggagattggggagaacgatgatttgggcattgatgatgactag